AGGTACGTTCAATGGCTATGTCTGCGGCGGTTATTCCGAGGAGGCTGATGCAGCTGAAAATACCGTAACTATCACAGATGGTACGTTCAATGGCGATATCTACGGCGGTGAATCTTACGAAGGCAATGCGACCGAAAATACGGTAAATATCACAGCAGGTACGTTCAATACAGGTGTCTTCGGCGGCTATTCCTATGAGGGTGATGTAACTGAAAATACCGTAACTATCACAGACGGTACGTTCAATGGCGATATCTACGGCGGTTGTTCCGATGCGGCCGATGCGACGGCTAATACGGTAGCTATTACAGCAGGTACGTTCGATGGCGACATCCTCGGCGGTTGTTCCTATGTGGGCAATGCGACCGAAAATACAGTAGATATCACAGCAGGTACGTTCGGTGGCAATATCGTCGGCGGTTTTTCCGAGAATGCGACTGCCGCTGAAAATACGGTAAATATCACAGCAGGTACGTTCAATGGCTATGTCTGCGGCGGTTATTCCGAGGAGGCTGATGCAGCTGAAAATACCGTAACTATCACAGATGGTACGTTCAATGGGTGTATCTACGGCGGTGAATCTTATGTCGGCAATGCGACCGAAAATACGGTAAATATCACAGCAGGTACGTTCAATGGCTATGTCTACGGCGGTTATTCCGAGAAGGCCGATGCAACAGGTAATACGGTAACCATTAGCGGTGCTGCTGATTTGGAAAATGCTCAATTATTTGGTGGTGCAGCACTGCGTAGAGTGGACGAGCTCAGTGTAACAAAAGCTATCCGGTATGAAATTGGCGGTGCTTATGGCGGTTCAAGTGCTCCCAACACTTTGAACATTGGTACCTCCGAATATTCTTGGGCAAACTTGCACAATACCAGTAGCAATAACATTAAAACGATCCAAGGCTTTGATATTATCAACTTTGAACACGTGAAATGGGATACGGAAAATCCTGCCCTCAAAGTAGAACGTCTTGAAATGAGCGGTGATGGCACGACCATCACAGTCAACAACCTGTATGTAGAAGAAGGCGATGCAACATTCGTTGCCAATGCCAACATGACATTGATCGACAGCACTGAGACGAACGGCAACCTTGCCGATGCTTCTAGCGTCGTAACGATCCACAGCGGTATCGCAAACGTCTACGCGGCAGACATCGTTATGGGCGAAGAAATAGAAGGAGCCGCTGAAGAAGACGTATTCATCGTATTGGGCGGAGAAGATACCAATCACGAAAACGTCGGCGAAGGAACGTATCCGCCGGACAGCAATGAAGGCGGAGACACGCCGAATATCCCGACACCGAGCCGTAACGACCAAGTCCTCGTACTCGGCGAATCTCGTGCGGCTGCAATGGCATTCACCAACCAAGGCAGCGAACTCATCGAGCTTGCGATCAACAGCCTCGTTCGTGACCAAGAAGAAGAAAAAGTATTCGCGGCAATATACGGCAACCACAGCGAATACGAAACGGGCAGTCATGTCAATGTCAACGGCTGGAGCGGTATCGTAGGTATCGGTAAAACGACGGATACAGGCCTTACATACGGTGCATTCTTCGAAAACGGTATCGGCGATTACAGCACGCACAACATCTACAC
This portion of the Selenomonadales bacterium genome encodes:
- a CDS encoding autotransporter outer membrane beta-barrel domain-containing protein; amino-acid sequence: KITLALVTGAFVMSSSVALAGVNISTVPPADGWVSVDGIYAPKDDWSNNTITISGGIVEDAFAGGYADGSDDASGNKINIGAGTFEDDIFGAYAYNGDATGNTVNITNGAFGEDAYIYGGYSYGDATGNAVTIADGTFERGIVGGESYVGNATENTVNITAGTFNGYVCGGYSEEADAAENTVTITDGTFNGDIYGGESYEGNATENTVNITAGTFNTGVFGGYSYEGDVTENTVTITDGTFNGDIYGGCSDAADATANTVAITAGTFDGDILGGCSYVGNATENTVDITAGTFGGNIVGGFSENATAAENTVNITAGTFNGYVCGGYSEEADAAENTVTITDGTFNGCIYGGESYVGNATENTVNITAGTFNGYVYGGYSEKADATGNTVTISGAADLENAQLFGGAALRRVDELSVTKAIRYEIGGAYGGSSAPNTLNIGTSEYSWANLHNTSSNNIKTIQGFDIINFEHVKWDTENPALKVERLEMSGDGTTITVNNLYVEEGDATFVANANMTLIDSTETNGNLADASSVVTIHSGIANVYAADIVMGEEIEGAAEEDVFIVLGGEDTNHENVGEGTYPPDSNEGGDTPNIPTPSRNDQVLVLGESRAAAMAFTNQGSELIELAINSLVRDQEEEKVFAAIYGNHSEYETGSHVNVNGWSGIVGIGKTTDTGLTYGAFFENGIGDYSTHNIYTDDYIRGDGEAVYNGGGFLIRKDNTNGVYTEASVRAGNLSNELEGAVRNGQSLTGYDIDTFYYGAHIGVGKLIPKGNDSLDVYGKFIYTHHNGETFDIDGTDVKFDSMDSQRLRLGLRYNSAQTKKATLYYGAAWEYEFDGDANDKVATFDLETPSLEGSTVIGELGLHYIADARWSLDVNARGYAGQRDGVSGSVQVKYSF